In Gopherus flavomarginatus isolate rGopFla2 chromosome 1, rGopFla2.mat.asm, whole genome shotgun sequence, a single genomic region encodes these proteins:
- the LOC127053668 gene encoding olfactory receptor 52E2-like has product MSEPNITHFTNPSTFILLGVPGLEAAHVWISIPFCAMYIIAILGNFIILFIVKRESSLHVPMYYFLCMLAISDLGLSMSILPKTLSIFWFNSREIDFSACLTQMYFIHCFTMMESGIFVAMALDRYVAICHPLRHSTILTNTVVAKIGLAVVLRSGMLVMPHPVLARRWPYCRPNIIPHTHCNHMAVVKLSCADISVSSYHGLFVVFCGLSLDGIFIIVSYIEILRAIFSLPTKDALLKIFGTCGSHLCAISAFFIPVLFSSLTYRFGQSVPLYFHIFIANMYHLVPPMLHPIIYGVRTKQIRDRLLRLFTHKGM; this is encoded by the coding sequence ATGTCTGAGCCCAATATAACccacttcaccaacccctccaccttcatcctgctgggcgttcctggcctggaggctgcccatgtctggatctccatccccttctgtgcCATGTACatcatagccatcttggggaactttatcatcctgttcattgtgaagaggGAGTCGAGCCTTCATgtccccatgtactatttcctctgcatgctggccatcaGCGACCTGGGCCTGTCCATGTCCATCCTGCCCAAAacactgagcatcttctggttcaattccagggagatcgatttcagtgcctgcctcacccagatgtacttcattcactgcttcacaatgatggagtctgggatcttcgTGGCCATGGCTTTGGATCGTTATGTGGCCATTTgccatcccctgagacattccaccatcctgacaaaTACTGTGGTGGCCAAGATCGGCCTGGCTGTGGTGCTGCGCAGCGGCATGCTCGTAATGCCCCATCCCGTCCTGGCCAGGAGGTGGCCATATTGCAGACCCAACATCATCCCCCACACGCACTGCAATCATATGGCTGTGGTGAAGCTGTCTTGTGCTGACATCAGCGTGAGCAGTTACCATGGCCTCTTCGTGGTATTTTGTGGGCTCAGTCTGGATGGGATTTTTATCATTGTGTCCTATATCGAGATCCTCAgagccatcttcagcctccccacaaaggacgccCTGCTCAAGATTTTTGGGACCTGTGGCTCACACCTCTGTGCTATCTCAGCCTTTTTCATCCCagttctcttctcctccctcacctaCCGGTTTGGGCAGAGTGTGCCCCTGTATTTCCACATTTTCATTGCCAACATGTACCACCTAGTGCCCCCCATGCTGCACCCCATCATCTACGGGGTGAGGACGAAACAGATCCGGGACAGGCTGCTCCGgctctttactcataaagggATGTAA